In Liquorilactobacillus hordei DSM 19519, the following proteins share a genomic window:
- a CDS encoding ISL3 family transposase — protein MSQDYSIENILQIQDPNIKCISIDNSDPKKQVIHAKLTYSIKRCPLCGQSQVVRFGTNLINVRMPPIKERPVILKLLKQRYLCKRGQHTFSAETSLVKPHCQISEDTKQMIILQLTKDRSITDIAEELNVSPVAVNRVLDSLAIQTKTALLTLPTTLCFDEFRSTGHQMSFIAIDGDTHRLVSVLPNRLNRSIQNHFESNYSLAERRKVKQVVIDFNAQYQSVIHIIFPEAKVIADNFHLVQMGLQALNQTRVQLMHRFTQNSREYRVLKHHWRLFLKTYSGLNQRKPQWFAHLKNWFTQEQLVWQGLELDSTYQHTYFVAHSLVDALRKRDYLKFIKTLNRADKVSPQLETTIKTYRKYLPLIKNMMASNYSNGPLEGVNRKIKQIKRTAYGYRNWSHFYTRIRIEFTIRIKKRKPIRK, from the coding sequence ATGTCCCAAGACTATTCTATCGAAAATATACTTCAAATCCAAGACCCAAATATTAAATGTATCAGTATTGACAATTCTGATCCCAAGAAACAAGTCATTCATGCCAAATTAACTTATTCGATAAAGCGCTGTCCACTTTGTGGCCAATCCCAAGTAGTCCGTTTTGGAACTAATTTGATCAACGTCAGGATGCCACCTATCAAAGAACGACCAGTTATCTTAAAACTGCTTAAACAACGTTATCTGTGCAAAAGAGGGCAACATACTTTTAGTGCTGAAACGTCGCTAGTTAAACCACACTGTCAAATCTCAGAAGATACCAAACAGATGATTATTCTACAGCTTACTAAAGATCGTAGTATTACTGATATTGCAGAGGAATTAAATGTTTCACCAGTGGCAGTTAATCGAGTACTTGATTCATTAGCGATTCAGACTAAGACCGCCTTGCTTACCTTACCAACTACGTTGTGTTTTGATGAATTTCGCTCCACTGGTCATCAGATGAGTTTTATTGCCATTGATGGTGATACACATCGGCTAGTTTCTGTTTTACCTAATCGCCTTAATCGAAGTATCCAAAATCACTTTGAAAGTAACTATTCCTTAGCTGAACGTAGGAAAGTTAAACAAGTAGTTATTGATTTCAATGCACAGTATCAATCCGTAATTCACATAATTTTTCCAGAAGCAAAAGTTATCGCCGATAACTTTCATCTAGTTCAAATGGGACTCCAAGCACTGAACCAGACACGCGTACAGTTAATGCATCGATTCACTCAAAATTCACGAGAATATCGAGTTCTCAAACATCACTGGCGTTTATTTTTAAAAACTTATTCTGGCTTAAATCAACGTAAACCACAATGGTTTGCGCATTTAAAGAACTGGTTCACCCAAGAACAATTAGTCTGGCAAGGTCTTGAGTTAGATTCAACCTACCAACACACTTACTTCGTTGCGCATTCCCTAGTTGATGCCTTAAGAAAGCGTGATTATTTAAAGTTCATTAAAACACTAAATCGAGCTGACAAAGTCAGCCCACAGCTTGAAACTACAATAAAGACCTATCGCAAATATCTACCATTAATTAAAAACATGATGGCAAGCAACTATTCAAATGGCCCACTAGAAGGTGTTAATCGCAAAATCAAACAAATTAAACGCACGGCATACGGCTATAGAAACTGGTCACATTTTTACACCCGGATTAGAATTGAATTTACGATTCGAATAAAAAAAAGAAAACCAATTCGAAAATGA
- the acpS gene encoding holo-ACP synthase gives MIQGIGIDVTEIKRIQKAQERHSSFAVKILTPAEFVYFSKMSGHRKMEYLAGRFSAKESYSKAYGTGIGKKVGFQEIEILNDEKNGRPFITKHPLKKGKAHISISHTDTLVMTEVILESN, from the coding sequence GTGATTCAAGGAATTGGAATAGACGTAACTGAGATTAAACGTATTCAAAAAGCCCAAGAACGCCATAGTAGTTTTGCTGTTAAAATTCTAACACCTGCAGAATTTGTATATTTTTCGAAGATGAGTGGGCATAGGAAAATGGAATACTTAGCTGGGCGTTTTTCCGCGAAGGAATCTTATAGTAAGGCCTATGGAACAGGAATAGGTAAAAAAGTAGGATTTCAGGAAATAGAAATTCTGAATGACGAAAAAAATGGAAGACCATTCATTACCAAACATCCACTAAAAAAAGGAAAAGCACATATATCAATTTCACATACTGATACATTGGTAATGACAGAGGTTATTTTAGAAAGTAATTAA
- the alr gene encoding alanine racemase, with product MVVGIHRKTYAKIDLNAIKHNIKVEKAQMTNEQNLFAVVKANAYGHGIVEVAKAAHEVGVDGYCVAIIDEALALRKAGLNELILVLGVNSFEYASLMAKNNISTAVGDIDFLKKAQVLLCEQKQRLSVHLALDTGMGRIGFRTQEALCEAVDFMKQHTSEFNFEGIFTHFSTADSGKKEAVNYYEQQINGFNELLSSIEELPKYVHVANSAASIWHKECGGNTIRFGITMYGLNPSGGELDIPTGFRPALSLLSEVVAIKKIKKGNSVGYGKTYTAKEDEWIATVPIGYADGWLRSMQGFKILIADNFCEIVGRVCMDQIMVRVPSKVLIGTTVTLIGRQEQKEIKAQDVADQAGTIHYEVICLISERVPRIY from the coding sequence ATGGTTGTAGGTATTCATCGAAAAACTTATGCCAAAATTGATCTGAATGCAATTAAGCATAATATAAAAGTTGAAAAGGCTCAAATGACAAATGAGCAAAATCTTTTTGCCGTTGTGAAGGCAAATGCATATGGACATGGGATTGTTGAAGTGGCCAAAGCGGCTCATGAAGTTGGAGTTGATGGCTATTGTGTCGCAATAATTGATGAGGCGCTAGCTTTACGTAAGGCGGGGCTTAACGAACTAATATTGGTTCTTGGAGTCAATTCATTTGAGTATGCATCCTTGATGGCAAAAAATAATATTTCGACAGCAGTTGGAGATATTGATTTTCTGAAGAAAGCCCAGGTTCTATTATGCGAACAGAAACAACGGCTGTCTGTTCATCTAGCGTTAGACACAGGTATGGGAAGAATTGGATTTAGGACACAAGAAGCGTTATGCGAAGCGGTCGATTTTATGAAACAGCATACTTCAGAATTTAATTTTGAAGGGATATTTACACATTTTTCAACTGCTGATTCAGGAAAAAAAGAAGCAGTTAATTATTATGAACAGCAGATTAATGGGTTTAATGAGCTTCTTTCTAGTATAGAAGAGCTACCTAAATATGTTCATGTGGCGAACTCAGCAGCATCAATCTGGCATAAAGAATGTGGTGGAAATACAATTCGGTTTGGAATTACAATGTATGGTTTAAATCCTTCTGGTGGTGAGTTAGATATTCCAACTGGTTTCCGCCCAGCACTTAGTCTTTTGAGTGAGGTTGTGGCCATTAAGAAAATCAAAAAGGGAAATTCAGTTGGCTATGGTAAGACTTATACAGCAAAAGAAGACGAGTGGATTGCAACTGTTCCAATTGGTTATGCAGACGGTTGGCTAAGAAGCATGCAAGGGTTTAAAATTCTTATTGCTGATAATTTTTGTGAAATTGTCGGTAGAGTATGTATGGATCAGATTATGGTTAGAGTTCCTAGCAAAGTTTTAATAGGGACAACAGTGACTTTGATAGGTAGGCAAGAACAAAAAGAGATTAAGGCACAAGATGTCGCAGATCAAGCAGGCACAATCCATTATGAGGTAATTTGTTTGATTTCAGAACGTGTTCCAAGAATTTATTAA
- a CDS encoding type II toxin-antitoxin system PemK/MazF family toxin: MTTDEVKRGDIFYADLSPVVGSEQGGMRPVLIVQNNIGNRYSPTVIVAAITAKIQKPKMPTHVGLLAAEVGIEKDSVVLLEQIRTIDKQRLKDKIAHISELEMNEINQALDVSLGLTNIHSK; encoded by the coding sequence ATGACAACTGACGAGGTTAAACGTGGTGATATTTTCTACGCAGACTTATCACCAGTGGTTGGCTCTGAACAAGGCGGAATGCGCCCAGTACTGATTGTCCAGAATAATATTGGTAATCGCTATAGTCCAACTGTTATTGTGGCTGCGATTACAGCAAAGATACAGAAACCTAAAATGCCGACACATGTAGGTCTGCTTGCTGCTGAAGTTGGAATTGAGAAAGATTCAGTGGTATTATTAGAGCAAATTAGAACAATTGACAAGCAACGACTAAAAGATAAGATAGCACATATTAGTGAACTAGAGATGAACGAGATTAATCAAGCATTAGATGTCAGTTTAGGACTGACGAATATACATAGCAAATAG
- the cbpA gene encoding cyclic di-AMP binding protein CbpA, whose amino-acid sequence MLFKSLVHPKKDLTTVREDVTLEQALEILENSGYRCVPILDETGQIFRGNIYKMHIYRHKSRGGDMNLPVTYLLKNATKFVTLDSAFFNIFFSIKDLPYIAVLDEQNFFYGILTHSSLLTMLSQSWNINIGSYVLTVISPDERGDLLEMSKIITKYTAIASCITLDVEDKGLVHRTLFTLPAGVTPGKLEKIISNLERKSFKVSEIEDLQA is encoded by the coding sequence ATGCTATTTAAGTCTTTAGTACACCCAAAAAAAGATTTAACAACCGTCCGTGAAGATGTCACTTTAGAACAAGCATTAGAAATTTTGGAGAATTCTGGGTATCGTTGTGTCCCAATTTTAGATGAAACAGGCCAAATTTTCCGCGGAAATATTTACAAAATGCACATTTATCGTCATAAGTCACGTGGTGGTGATATGAATCTACCAGTAACTTATCTATTAAAAAATGCTACAAAATTTGTAACACTCGACTCAGCATTTTTTAATATTTTCTTTTCAATCAAGGATTTACCTTATATTGCTGTTCTTGATGAACAAAACTTTTTTTATGGTATTTTAACACATTCAAGCTTATTAACCATGCTTTCTCAATCTTGGAATATCAATATTGGAAGTTATGTACTAACTGTTATTTCTCCAGATGAACGTGGTGATCTCCTTGAAATGTCTAAAATCATTACAAAGTATACCGCTATTGCAAGTTGTATCACATTGGATGTTGAGGATAAAGGACTAGTTCATAGGACATTATTTACTTTACCTGCCGGTGTTACCCCTGGAAAGCTAGAAAAAATAATCTCTAATCTTGAAAGAAAAAGCTTTAAAGTTTCAGAGATAGAAGATTTACAAGCATAG
- a CDS encoding L-lactate dehydrogenase, producing MSENKNHQKVILVGDGAVGSSYAYAMALQGVAEEFGIVDVVKERTEGDALDLADATALSYPKKIYSAEYSDCADADLVVITAGAPQKPGETRLDLVNKNLRILSSIVKPIVESGFDGIFLVAANPVDILTYATWKLSGFPKNKVIGSGTSLDTSRLRVALGELFDVNDPRSIHAYIMGEHGDSEFAAYSAATIGGLPVLDWAKNNGVTAEQLAKIEDDVRNKAYTIISKKGATFYGVATALARISKAILRDEDAVLPVSAYMDGQYGLNDIYIGTPAVINGLGIAQILEVPLSEEESKKMTDSATTLKKVLTDGLKTIEA from the coding sequence GTGTCAGAAAATAAAAATCATCAAAAAGTTATTCTAGTCGGAGACGGCGCCGTTGGTTCTAGCTATGCTTACGCAATGGCTCTTCAAGGAGTTGCCGAAGAATTCGGTATTGTTGATGTTGTGAAAGAACGTACAGAAGGTGATGCTCTTGATTTGGCTGATGCAACAGCATTGTCATATCCAAAGAAAATCTATTCTGCTGAATATTCAGATTGTGCAGATGCTGATTTAGTTGTTATCACAGCTGGTGCTCCTCAAAAACCAGGTGAAACTCGTTTAGACTTGGTTAACAAGAACTTGCGTATTCTTTCAAGTATCGTTAAGCCAATCGTTGAATCCGGTTTTGATGGTATTTTCCTTGTTGCTGCTAACCCAGTTGATATCTTAACATATGCTACTTGGAAATTATCAGGATTTCCTAAGAACAAAGTTATTGGTTCAGGTACTTCTCTTGATACTTCACGTTTACGTGTTGCTCTTGGTGAATTATTTGATGTTAATGATCCACGTTCAATCCATGCATATATCATGGGCGAACATGGAGATTCTGAATTTGCAGCTTACTCAGCAGCAACAATTGGTGGACTTCCAGTTCTAGATTGGGCTAAGAACAATGGCGTAACTGCAGAACAATTAGCTAAAATTGAAGATGATGTTCGTAACAAAGCTTATACGATCATCAGCAAGAAAGGTGCAACATTCTACGGTGTTGCTACTGCCTTAGCTCGTATTTCTAAAGCTATCTTACGTGATGAAGATGCTGTTCTTCCTGTTTCAGCATACATGGATGGTCAATACGGATTAAATGATATCTATATTGGTACACCAGCCGTTATCAATGGCCTTGGTATTGCACAAATTCTTGAAGTTCCTCTTAGTGAAGAAGAAAGCAAGAAGATGACTGATTCAGCAACAACTCTTAAAAAAGTTCTTACAGACGGTCTTAAAACAATCGAAGCATAA
- the pth gene encoding aminoacyl-tRNA hydrolase — MKLIVGLGNVGKEYDGTRHNVGFMVLDELAKEENVSFNKIKNEASLADFMFNGEKIILAKPLTYMNESGRSVRPLLDFYKIPVENLIVIHDDMDLPVGHLRLRQKGSAGGHNGIKSLISHLGTQKFKRLKIGIDHPQRMSVVDWVLSRFTKEQQNQLDNGIRQALDALNNWIETENFMETMNKYNHR; from the coding sequence ATGAAATTAATAGTTGGATTAGGAAATGTAGGTAAAGAGTACGATGGTACAAGACATAATGTAGGTTTTATGGTTTTAGATGAATTGGCAAAAGAAGAGAATGTCTCATTTAATAAAATTAAAAATGAAGCAAGTTTAGCTGATTTTATGTTTAATGGAGAAAAGATAATTTTAGCGAAACCACTCACTTATATGAATGAGTCTGGAAGAAGTGTCCGACCTCTGCTTGATTTTTATAAAATTCCGGTTGAGAATCTCATTGTTATTCATGACGATATGGATTTACCAGTGGGACATTTGAGATTACGCCAAAAGGGGTCAGCCGGTGGGCATAATGGAATTAAAAGTTTAATTTCACATCTGGGCACACAGAAATTTAAACGCCTTAAAATAGGAATTGATCATCCTCAACGAATGAGTGTCGTAGATTGGGTTTTATCAAGATTTACTAAAGAACAACAAAATCAGCTAGATAACGGAATAAGACAGGCACTGGATGCGTTGAATAATTGGATTGAAACCGAAAATTTTATGGAAACAATGAATAAGTATAATCATAGGTAA